Proteins encoded by one window of Cannabis sativa cultivar Pink pepper isolate KNU-18-1 chromosome 4, ASM2916894v1, whole genome shotgun sequence:
- the LOC115714662 gene encoding transcription factor HEC1 yields MDVDMMMKSSSSSSAAVGDHHHNNNNSPNQNHLDMISIMMQMEKPSPDYCGGATASTPTFLDMNFSEGTTSSPPPPPHHSLYPSSTTPGAISFLGGGNQIQEPVTPPPYQQPNAALSGSGVGGRINNNPYEKRNSMAAMREMIFRIAAMQPIHIDPESIKPPKRRNVKISKDPQSVAARHRRERISERIRILQRLVPGGTKMDTASMLDEAIHYVKFLKKQVQTLEQVGQATTNTNRSNNSSAGAVGFPGTHLGNLNYPGFFKACQPYNSSMPDQSLRMLR; encoded by the coding sequence atGGACGTTGACATGATGATGaagtcatcatcatcatcatcagccgCTGTAGGTGATCACCatcataataataacaacagcCCCAATCAAAACCATCTCGACATGATATCGATCATGATGCAAATGGAGAAACCCAGTCCCGATTATTGCGGTGGTGCTACTGCTTCAACTCCAACATTTCTGGACATGAATTTCTCCGAAGGAACAACCTCATCACCACCGCCGCCGCCGCATCATTCGTTATATCCTTCTTCAACCACACCAGGCGCTATTTCATTCCTCGGCGGTGGAAATCAGATTCAAGAACCGGTTACTCCACCGCCGTATCAACAACCCAATGCGGCACTCTCCGGCAGCGGCGTTGGTGgtagaattaataataatcCTTACGAGAAGAGAAACTCAATGGCGGCGATGAGAGAGATGATATTTAGAATAGCGGCGATGCAACCGATCCATATCGACCCGGAATCGATTAAACCGCCGAAAAGGCGCAACGTTAAGATATCTAAGGATCCTCAGAGCGTGGCGGCGAGGCACCGTAGGGAGCGGATTAGCGAAAGGATTAGGATTCTTCAGAGGCTTGTTCCCGGCGGGACTAAGATGGATACTGCTTCGATGTTAGATGAAGCCATTCATTACGTTAAGTTTTTGAAGAAGCAAGTTCAGACATTGGAACAGGTCGGTCAAGCTACTACTAATACTAATAGGAGTAATAATTCCTCTGCCGGCGCAGTTGGTTTTCCGGGGACCCATTTGGGTAATTTGAATTATCCTGGTTTCTTTAAGGCTTGTCAGCCTTATAATTCTTCAATGCCAGACCAATCACTTCGTATGCTTCGATGA